Proteins encoded together in one Anoxybacillus flavithermus window:
- a CDS encoding VanW family protein, producing the protein MRQNVSLKLFFTLLLTVSYLLTTTKVATWAYESFAGGDKFAEGTMIGPIDVSNRSADEAYKQVNEKVNEWKQSATMTLVLEGKEATLPTNAFTFHIKESMKQAVSGKRTPLLVSVDHEALQQAITSIDALSDWMDVEKVKAQLEHEAASLTSAQLSLQQYVREDMQQETVLSQATIPLHEELRAISQTAMTIEPKQIFSVLDFFKKQGLSISKEAMTLFASALYEAIIPTNFEIVERHTSAVLQNGVKAGFEAAVEQNKKDFIFFNPNDQSYTIEVRAEDGQMKVALVGIPFIYQYAVKTDPIEYYDPKTIVQYSALLKPNEKRVKEEEKKGMLIRLYKEVYDRNNTLVETVLVSEDFYPPIHRVEVRGLRSETSETPNESPAPNESSTPNETPSTELTEQEDIWGNENEQIKGNEDETS; encoded by the coding sequence ATGCGCCAAAACGTTTCGCTAAAGTTGTTTTTTACGTTGCTTTTGACCGTTTCATATTTACTGACAACTACAAAAGTGGCGACGTGGGCGTACGAGTCGTTTGCTGGCGGGGACAAATTTGCTGAAGGGACGATGATTGGTCCGATCGATGTATCGAATCGTTCGGCTGATGAGGCGTATAAACAAGTGAACGAAAAAGTGAACGAGTGGAAGCAATCAGCAACGATGACGCTCGTGCTAGAAGGAAAAGAAGCGACGCTGCCAACGAATGCGTTTACATTTCATATCAAGGAGAGCATGAAACAGGCGGTAAGCGGAAAGCGCACCCCTCTCCTCGTTTCTGTTGATCATGAAGCGTTACAACAGGCGATCACTTCCATCGACGCATTAAGCGATTGGATGGATGTTGAAAAAGTAAAAGCTCAGTTAGAACATGAGGCTGCTTCCCTTACATCTGCTCAACTATCGCTTCAGCAATACGTTCGGGAAGATATGCAACAAGAAACGGTTTTATCGCAAGCCACGATTCCATTGCATGAAGAGCTTCGTGCAATATCACAAACAGCAATGACAATTGAGCCAAAGCAAATATTTTCTGTTTTGGACTTTTTCAAAAAACAAGGTTTAAGTATATCTAAAGAAGCGATGACGTTATTTGCATCTGCACTATATGAAGCGATAATACCGACAAATTTTGAAATTGTTGAACGGCATACGAGCGCCGTATTGCAAAACGGAGTGAAGGCAGGGTTTGAAGCGGCTGTTGAACAAAATAAAAAAGACTTTATATTTTTTAACCCGAATGATCAATCGTATACGATCGAAGTAAGAGCGGAAGATGGACAAATGAAAGTTGCCTTAGTGGGAATTCCGTTTATTTACCAATATGCAGTAAAAACAGATCCAATTGAATATTATGATCCGAAAACAATTGTGCAATATAGTGCATTGCTGAAGCCGAACGAAAAGCGGGTAAAAGAAGAGGAAAAAAAAGGAATGCTCATTCGTTTGTATAAAGAAGTGTACGACCGCAACAACACATTAGTCGAAACGGTGCTCGTTTCGGAAGATTTTTACCCGCCGATTCATCGTGTGGAAGTGCGTGGATTACGGTCCGAGACAAGTGAGACACCAAATGAATCACCAGCACCCAATGAATCATCAACACCAAACGAAACGCCTTCAACAGAACTAACAGAGCAAGAAGACATATGGGGAAATGAAAACG